DNA from Bradyrhizobium diazoefficiens USDA 110:
GCCGGATTATCTGATCGAAGAGCAGAGCCGCCTCGTGCAGCTGTTCGGCGAATCGGATTCGATCCAGCTCGATACATATTTCGTGTATCCCGAGGAGTTGAAGACGGTCGCGCGCGTGCAGGTGTTCCGCGACTTCGTGGTGAGCAAGGCGCAGCGCTGGCCTTCCTGATTTCCGCATGTCTGACATGCGGCCTCGGCTGTTGCTGCATGGCGTTAGGCAAGCTCATAATGTTTGCACGCTGAGCCTTCGCGTTGCGCATTTGTCCCCCTCCTCCAGTGGCGCGGGAGTTCAGTAATCCCTCTTGGAAGGTGATTGTGTCGGCCTCACGTGGCCAATACCTTAAGCCGGGCTCGTTCGAGCCCGGCTTTTTTTCTGCCCAATTCGGCATTCGCCTTCCGCGTGTATTGACAGTTCCACGTATCGCCCGCATCATTTGCGAATGATCACGAAGTCGTGCGCAATCGTTTCGAAAAAGGGCCCCCACCCGGGGACCTCGGATTTTTGCGCGCGCTAACTACGCTTCGTCATCGCAGCAAATCCCGAAAACCCCGCCACCTGGACGGGGTTTTTTCATGTGCCCTCCGTCTCAGGTTTTTTCCCGAGAAGGAGACTGGACATGACCGACCTGCGAACGCATCTGCACGGACTCTGGCTGCCGCTGGTGACGCCGTTTCGAGACGGCAAGCTCGACGAGACGTCGCTGCGGCGGCTGACGCGACATTACTGCGGACAGGCCGTCGACGGCTTCATCCTGGGGGCGACCTCGGGTGAAGGCATGACGCTGCGGGACGCCGAGCTCGAACGCCTCGTCGCCATCGTCCGCGACGAGATGGCGGCCGGCCGCCGAACGTTGCCTATCTGCCTCGGAATGTCGGGCGCGGACACCTCGCGGCTGAAGGAGCGCCTTGATGAAACCGCGGACTGGCCGATCGACGGCTATTTGATCGCGAGCCCCTATTACGTGCGGCCGTCGCAGCGCGGGCTCCTGGCGCATTTCGAAGCACTTGCCGACCACGCCGCCTGGCCGCTCGCGCTCTACAACATTCCCTATCGCTGCGCGGTCAACATCACCAACCAGACCATGCTGCGGCTCGCCGAGCACCCCAACATCGTCGGCCTGAAGGATTGCGGCGCCAGCCGCGAGCAGTCGATCGCGCTGCTGCGCGACCGGCCGGACGGTTTTCGCGTGCTCACCGGCGAGGACGCGAACTACCTCGAGGCGCTCACCGACGGCGCCGATGGCGGCATCGTGCTGTCAGCCCATGTCGAGACCGCGACGTTCGCGGCCGTGTATGCCGAGCTGAAGCGCGGCAACCGCGACGCGGCGCAGGCGCGCTGGCAGGAGGTCGCCGAGCTGACGCGCCTGTTGTTCACCGAGCCCAGCCCCGCGCCGGCCAAGCACTGGCTGTGGCGCAGCGGCCTGATCGACAGCCCCGAAGTGCGCCTGCCGATGGTGGAAGTCAGCAGCGAGCTCGCCGCCACGATCGACCGCGAGATCGAGCGGCGGATGAAAGTCGCGGCGTAGCACCACCCTCCTCACCTCACCCGCATGTGGCCTTTCGAACGAACCGGTTGGCTCCGGTTCGAACGGCTGCGTGCTGCCCGATGCAATCTCAGTGGATATCAACCCATGCGACCTCACCGGTGGCTGTGCGCCCTCAAGGCCCTCTGGCAATTCCTGTCATGCGCGGACGGCTTCACATGGACCGACAAATATCCGGCGACGGCCTGGCTGCGCCGCGACATCGGCCTGAGCGAGGAGGTCGTGACGCGGGAGTGGAATCGGGTCGACGAGATCAGGCGCGAATACAGCGGGTGGGTTTAGCGCGACGCAATCTCACCTCGTGCACGCTGCCTTCCCTTCTCCCCTTGTGGGAGAAGGTGGCGCGAAGCACCGGACGAGGGGTTTCTCTCCGCGCGCAAACTGTCCGTGGGGAGGGAAACCCCTCACCCGTCTCGCCGCTTACGCGGCGAGCCACCCTCCCCCACAAGGGGGGAGGGTAAGAGACCTCGTGGTTAACCGCGCCCCAATCGGCTTCGCATCCGCCGCATGGCGCATCCACGTCTCGTTTACGCTCTGGCGCCTATCGTTTTTCTCCAAAGCCTTCCAAAGGGGGAATGACCATGGGACGTCGCGCCCGGCCTACGGCCGCACAGCAATTCGCGCCCGCCGATCTTTTGCGGGGAATCCTGGTGGTTTCGTCGTTCGGGTTCTGGGCGGTGATGCTCGGCCTGATGCCGGTGCTGCTGTTTCGGGTCTGGCTCGTCGGCTGACGAGAACGCGCGCGGATGGTTAAACCCGCGTCACAAATGCGTTCAAAATGCGAGCGGCGCAGCAACCCGGAATTTTAAAACATCTCGCGTAGCGTGATGCCCATAAGCGAAGAAATCGCGGGGGCGTTTGTGAATAGTCAGAATGAAATGGCGTCGCATTACGACGCACGACAGAGCTTTACCACCGAGGAGAGCTTCACCACCGAGGACATTCTCTGGGCCGCCGGCATCTGGTCGGTGATCCTGACGCTGTCGCCGGTCATCGTGTTCTACATGCTGATGGTGGCGTAACGTTGATCTCGATATTCCGGGTCTGGCGCTTGCGCGCCATCCCGGAATGACAGAGTGAGGCCCAGAAACGCAAAACGCGCAGACATCCGCGCGTTTTTCGTCCGGGGAATGATTTGTGAAAATTATGCCGCCTGCTTGTGCATTGCGCCGGATGCCGACGCCGTGCCGCGAATGGCCTTGACCGAACGCTCGATCGCCGCCCACAGCCTTGCAATCTCCTGAGCCGCACGGCTCTCGGCCTGATACTCACGCGCGCCTTCGCCGTGGCTGAGCGCCATCAACAAATCCGAACGATTGGTGATCTGACCGCCCCACACCGGAGCACGGAATTTCGCCAGCGCTTCGCGGGCGATGGTGACGATCGGGCTTTCGGCTTCGTCGCGCTTGGCCGGAGCACCGTTGAGCACGACCGCGTAGGGCTTGCGCGCCGCGCGGCACATCTGAATGGTTTCCTGCACCGCGTTGACGTCGAACACGCCAGGCCGCGCCGGAATGACCACCATGGTTGCGTTCTTGATCGCGTCGTCGACGACGGCCGAGAGGTTCGGCGGCGTGTCGATCAACACCCATTCATAACCGTCGCGCTTGGCAGCGGAGACGATGCCGCTGACGGAGTTCACGGCCGATTTGATCGGCGGTTCGTTGGTGCCCCGCAGCTTGTGCCACAGCGTGAGCGACCCCTGCGGATCCGCGTCCACGAGCATGACCTGTTTGCTCGCCTTGATCTGCGCGGCGAGATGTGCGGCCAGGGTACTCTTGCCCGAGCCGCCTTTACGCGATGCAAAAACAATAACGTTCATACCTTCGGCCTCCAGATTGACCCCAGGCTCCGAAAATGAATCACCGCGCTGATTCGGGAAAGAAAAATTTACCGGGAGTTGCTCTGCAGCCACGAAATAACAAGACGTGTTGGCTTTTGAGTCACACTGCTGCGCGCGACAAGACACGAACAGCAATCAAGAGCCTGCGATGCGCGCAATCGTTGTTTTTTTTGAGCAGCGAGAAGGGGAAAGCCGGAATGCAACCTTGCCGCGCAAACCGTCTGGCGACTCTTTTCGATCACGTGTGGCGGTAATTTCCGCAAGCAGGCGCGCAAGGCGCGCGAACAAAACGAGTCCGGTAGCTGTCGCGGAGCCTATGTCGTCAAGCGCGGAGCCGCGCTTCGCACGCTTGCCCGGGCCTGAGTTTCAGGGAAGGAACGCAGCGGCCGCGCTCAGCCTTCTTCGGATTTCTTCTTCCTGGCCACCTTCGGCGCCGGCTTGGTGCTCTTCTTCGCACTATTCGACGCGCTCTTGGGCGCGATGTTGGTTGGCCTGCCGGCGCGGGCCTCGCCCGGCTCGGGCCCCTGGCGGAAGAACACCTTGCATTGCGGCGAGAGCTGCGCCTTCTTCTGGATCATGCAGGCGGTGATGGCATCGACGTTCGGCACGAACTCGCCGCACAGCCGCATCGCATCCGGCGTGCAGGCCTGCTGCTCCTCCTGGGTGTAGGCGAAGCCGGCGCCGGGGTGGACCAGGACGGCCAGGGCAAGCCCCGACGCGGCGGCAAGAGCGGACTTCCTGAAGTGAAAAGCGGGCATCGATCCCCCCAAATGTCTGGTCGGGGCGGAGTGTGGGTGAACCGCCGTTCGTTGGCAACGAGGCCGGAGGCGAAACCCGGGACGTGTGCGCTCTCGGCAACAGGGCGGGCCTTCTCCTCCGCTGTCGTCACCC
Protein-coding regions in this window:
- a CDS encoding 4-hydroxy-tetrahydrodipicolinate synthase family protein codes for the protein MTDLRTHLHGLWLPLVTPFRDGKLDETSLRRLTRHYCGQAVDGFILGATSGEGMTLRDAELERLVAIVRDEMAAGRRTLPICLGMSGADTSRLKERLDETADWPIDGYLIASPYYVRPSQRGLLAHFEALADHAAWPLALYNIPYRCAVNITNQTMLRLAEHPNIVGLKDCGASREQSIALLRDRPDGFRVLTGEDANYLEALTDGADGGIVLSAHVETATFAAVYAELKRGNRDAAQARWQEVAELTRLLFTEPSPAPAKHWLWRSGLIDSPEVRLPMVEVSSELAATIDREIERRMKVAA
- a CDS encoding ParA family protein — translated: MNVIVFASRKGGSGKSTLAAHLAAQIKASKQVMLVDADPQGSLTLWHKLRGTNEPPIKSAVNSVSGIVSAAKRDGYEWVLIDTPPNLSAVVDDAIKNATMVVIPARPGVFDVNAVQETIQMCRAARKPYAVVLNGAPAKRDEAESPIVTIAREALAKFRAPVWGGQITNRSDLLMALSHGEGAREYQAESRAAQEIARLWAAIERSVKAIRGTASASGAMHKQAA